In the Drosophila gunungcola strain Sukarami unplaced genomic scaffold, Dgunungcola_SK_2 000001F, whole genome shotgun sequence genome, one interval contains:
- the LOC128263002 gene encoding transcription initiation factor TFIID subunit 4, with translation MSIQPIEVPIQPYAGHLLIIKSILPDVAPQDLNKSSKSKKSRPSYFERSSILNKLQKHFAANNQAAEIDLVDCESLLDAFLAALETYMKFVVKKTIELCEHRSGYHLFNDERCVMKNDMRITMTFLNNLEMADYGSSDDDAGFYRKRRAENVEREKKSVRKESSNDTAMMAISGRKRPAEVPSSEPTPLPITAPAKVAVQRPFGMRFKHLIIRDVMQFLEEDRRYSRSNMLFEAYLKYKA, from the coding sequence ATGTCAATTCAACCCATCGAAGTTCCAATTCAGCCGTATGCTGGTCATCTGCTGATCATCAAGAGCATTCTGCCGGACGTAGCTCCTCAGGATTTGAACAAGTCTAGCAAGTCGAAAAAGTCAAGGCCATCCTACTTCGAGCGTAGTAGCATTCTCAACAAGCTACAGAAACATTTCGCCGCAAACAACCAGGCGGCTGAGATAGATCTGGTGGACTGCGAATCCCTCTTGGATGCTTTTCTGGCCGCCTTGGAAACCTACATGAAGTTTGTAGTTAAGAAAACTATAGAGTTGTGCGAACATCGATCGGGTTATCATTTGTTTAACGATGAACGCTGTGTGATGAAGAACGATATGAGGATTACGATGACGTTTCTCAACAATTTGGAGATGGCCGACTATGGCTCGTCGGATGACGATGCCGGCTTTTATCGCAAGCGCCGTGCGGAGAATGTCGAAAGGGAGAAAAAGTCGGTGCGCAAAGAGTCGTCGAATGACACGGCCATGATGGCCATCAGTGGTCGGAAGCGTCCGGCGGAGGTTCCAAGTTCGGAACCCACTCCTCTTCCCATTACCGCACCAGCTAAAGTCGCGGTCCAGCGGCCATTTGGCATGAGATTCAAGCACCTGATCATAAGGGATGTGATGCAGTTCCTGGAGGAGGACAGGCGCTACTCCCGCTCCAACATGCTCTTCGAAGCCTACTTGAAGTACAaggcataa